DNA from Dama dama isolate Ldn47 chromosome 5, ASM3311817v1, whole genome shotgun sequence:
GAATGTCCTAGTGGGGAGGGGTAGAGGCATCAGGAAAAACGGCCCAGGCTCTGACCCAAAGGTCAAAATTCGCCTTGCCCCCAGCCCTCACCCTATGGTGAACTCTGGGGGTGCGGTTTGCCCCTAGATACAGGGCTTCCATGTTCCATTCACAGTGAAATCCCCCCACGCTTCTTTAACCAGGGTCTGTGGGCCGGGACGTGGCACTGCACAGAGGAGACACAAAGCCAGGGGATGAATGACGGTGGCTCTCCCTGCAAGCCCGCTCTACTCAGCGCGGAGGAGGACAGTGAGGTTAGCCAGGAATTAAAACATTCTGAAGAAGAACCCAATGTGATGAACTCTGAAGCCCAAGCTAGGCTTTAGAGAAATCAGATCCCTTCTTGCCAAGGCTTGCTCCTGGCTACTTCCCAGCTCACAGGGAGCAAGCAATAGGGGCCTCTCCCTCTGCTGAGAGACGCAAGGGTGGAGAAGCTAAGTGACCTTAGTTGGGTGAGTCCCTCAACAGCCCGGTGTCTCCATTTATCGAACAGACCTCCTACTTCTTAGGAAGCGAGGTGTCCATGAAGCAGTACCATGTGTCAGCCCCCAGTCAAGAGGGGCTCTAGCAATGGCAGGAGACATCTCTATCACTCAAGGCAAAACAACCTCCTCAGCTGTTCAAGGCTGCAGGGGACGGAGGGGCAGCAGCTAAAACCACTTTCGCGTCTCCCCTAGTGAAGAGGGAGCCCCAGGGGACTGGGAGAGCTGAGCTAACACCCCAGGGTCAGCAGCCCAGCCCCATTCTGGCTGCTGAGGATGAAGGGaaggagttggggtgggggcttCCTGAAGACTGACCCTGGCCGCGCCAGGCACTGCCTACCCAGTCCACGATGAGAACCTTGCCCACGTTCAACTTCTGCTGCAGGAGCTTGGTTGTGATAGCTACTGAATTGAAGAAGCAGAATCCCCTGCAGGGTGGGAGAGAAAGCAAGGCGTCAGCCTTATTGGATGTTGGCTCCGGGAGCCACAGATACATACACAGTGTCAGCTCTACCGAGAGGGAGAAGGGGTGAGGGCGGTGGGTCCAGGGCAGGGCTGAGGTGGCGCTCACATGGCTGTGGATTCCTCCGCGTGGTGTCCTGGGGGCCGGATGATGGCAAATCCATTCTGAAGAGGTATGGAGAGAGGAACAGAGACGAGAGGCAGACAGGCGGGCAAGGTGGCCACGGATCGGGGTAGACACAGAAGAGAAGCATAAGCCCCGAAAAGAACACGTGAGGAACATCAGTCACACAACCTTTAGGAGTGTGCACAGCCGAGGGCCACATGGGTCAGCAGCGACCTTCTGTGGCCTCAAGACCCACAAGAGCGCCAGACATTAGTGCCTCGCGGTTGTCTCTCTCTACCCCTCACTCCCAGCCCGCTTGGAGCTGTCACCTCCTCCTCATACCTGCACCTGAGAGGTGAGATTGCAGAGGATGGTGCCCGACTGGTGCAAAAGCTGAGGCTGCCCCATCCCCTGCTGCTCCAGCAGCAGGACCAAgtcgctccccccacccccaccccggccagCCCGCACACACTCACCTTGAGCTCCCCTGCGGCCACCTTGAATGCCAGCTCCACCAGGCAGCCCACCGCCATGCGCACGGCACTGGAGGAGTGCATCTCGTTCCACACAGTGTCGCTGTCCACCTGCAGGGGCAGGAGAGTGGGCTTCAGTGTGCCCCCTGCAGGGGGAGGGCGAAAAGGGGGTGCAACcgtggtggggggaagggaggggctggAACTGGGAGCACCGCCCACCCAACCCCACAGGCGGGTGCCCTACTCACCCCAATGCCCCCACAAGGCAGCATGGCATACATCTTCTGGCTGATGGGGCCTGCAAGGAAGAGGGGCAGAGCTACATTAGAAGGTGCCGTCACTGCCAGGGCCGCAGGTGGGCATGTGCAGTGGGAAGAGAGCTCAGTCACAGAGAAAGGGCAGATCCCAGCAGAGAACAGGCCACTGCCACCCACGCCAGGAAGAGACAACCGTCCCCAGTCCTGAGGGGTGATCCTTCCCCGGGGGCAGGTGGCGGGGAGAAAGAGGCCTGACAGGTGAGGCAGAAGGGCACAGCCCATCGCCAGGCCTGACGGGTCTCCTCCCGCCCTCCTGCACGCACTCCACCCACATGCTGTAGTCTGTGTGAATGGCGCCCTCTGGAGGCATGTGATGTGGCAACCACGCCCCTGGAGACCCACCTGCCTACCAGGTGATGGTCATCCTGACAGCCCTGTTCCCATCTGGGCAGCAGACCCAGCCTGGCCCACCACCCCTCCCCGCTGGCCGCTCAGCTCACCGAGCAGCTTCTTGCTGTCCAGCTTCTGCCGGTTGAGGGGGCTGGTACCGTAGAGCAGGGTGTGGTACTCGGAGTGCACCGTCTGGATCTCATCCAGCGTGGCTTTACGACCCCGGATTCGCTGTCGGGAGATGGGGGAGCAAGAGGTGGAGCTGGTGATTAGGCTGGCGCTGCAGGCCCAGCACCTCTCCCCGCCCCACAGTCCGTGGGCACATGGAGCCACCCTCTAGTCTCAGGAGATCCAAAgtggttgtggttttttttttctccatcagtGGGACATtgctattctttttatttttggccatgccgtgcagcacacagcacacagttTCCCAAGCAGGGATGGATCCcgggtcccctgcagtggaagcgccaAATCCTATCCAGTGGCCCTCCAAGGAAGGCCCAGGATATGCAAAGTGTTTTGAGAAAGTATGCCCTGGTCCTCCAGGGACCCCAGCCCAGGACCCTCCCCCATTCAGCTAGGGACCATGGGGGCACCAGACCACAAAGGATGGAACTGGGAAGCACATGGGGGCCTGGCCCTGAAGTCAGGGGTTGAAAAGAGAATGAggaagagacacagacagaggcaTCCTCAACAGGAGAAACACGAGGATTTTCACTGGGTTTGAGGTGGAAGCTGGAAGGCGGGGGGGACCCCCTTACCTCACACTTGCTGAGCAAGCCTGTCTCCTGCAGCCGGGACCAGATGCTCTGGATCCGGCCAGCATGCTCGGGGTGCACGTGTGTGTTCCCACACATGCACTGGTGCTTCAGCATGAACGTGTCGTAGACCACACCTGGGCCGGAGACACACCTTTCAGCCAGCACAGCTTCGGGCCGGGCTGTGCCAGCCTCAGCGGAGCTCACCGAGCTCTCCCCAGCCCACCCTAGTCGCAGCCCCTCCTCATGGCCACTCCAGCTACCCTCCCACATGCCtgctcctcttctcttcctgaaaTTCCTTTCCCCCATCACCGCCTATCAGCAGTCTCCCTGCTTCTCAAGCCTCCACCAGGCTACCTGACACCACCATCCGTTTTAACCTCACAGCACCTCCTACTTCCCTCTGTCCCCCGTCAGAGCCTCTGtgtgctgccccccacccccacaccccattGGTGAGTGGAGACCATCCTCAACTAGGGTCCGTCAAGGGGACCATCCGTGCCCCTACAGAGCCCAGCACTGGGCGGTTTCAAGTGGAAGAGCCTTCTGCAATGGACTGAGGCCTCACTCTTAACCTCAAAGGGAGGGGAAAGAGCTAGAGGAGCCCGGCCTCACTGAGACAACAGGCTCCCTGCACCCACGCCTCCAGGTCAGAGGCAGCAAGGAAACAAAATCAGTGGTCCCTCGGTGTGGGGCAGGGAGGCCCTGAGAAAGATGCTGCCCCCAGAGTACATGGACGTTCACCCCCACCTGCCCAGTGAAACAGAGGCTGCCACCACGACCACAGGTGGCTGTGCACACAGGGAGACAGCCAAGGCCTGTTTTCCCTTCCTTCAGGGTGCTCTATTTCATCCCTTCACAACGCCCAAGACCGGATGCCATGTCATGCACAGCAtgccaccccccactccccacaacacACACAATGGAAAGACGGCTCATGCGGGAAGGACTCACCTGTGGTGAAGAGGTGCTTGGTGGGCTGGTCTGGGGGGCTCTTCATGCCCCCAGGGGCAGCAGGTGAGGACTGGGTGCGGCCCAGGGCCTGGTGGGGCACAGTGGCCAGGCTGAGGGGTGCCTGGTACACCTGCAGCGGCTGCAGCTGCTGGGTGTCTGCAAATGCCTGGGAAGGAGAGAGCAGGAGGGAGCCTGGGTGAGGCTGAGGCTGCAACCAAAGTGAGGACAGGTGCCCTGGGGCCTCCCAGGAGGGCCTGAATCCAGCCCTTCTCTTCCAgatctcctccttcctccagctcctccctccAGGGACAGGAGACACTCCAGTCTTAGCCATCTCCATCTTCATCTCCATCCccgaggagatggggaaggatgagggggacGAGATGAGTCATGCTACCGGAGTAACATTGAGGTAAGCGGCTGGGAGGGACGGGGgcgtgggagggggtgggatgagTCAGGCCCCGAGGGCTCAGCTGTGTCCGCCATGAATGGAGTGTGCGCTCGCTAGGCGCCAGGGCAGACTGTAGTAACAGCGGGGGCGGGTGtgtacacacgcacgcacgcagagACCGACGCACAACCGGCCCTACGTAGGCAGAGACGCAGATATACACAGACCACGTGCATCCAAGTGTGcgtgcgtgcacgcacacacacacacacacagaagcagacAGGCGGGGGCAGTCACAGTCAGAGGGAGGGGCTGGCAGACAGGGCAGAGAGAGTTCTAAGACTGACACCAGTTCTCTCCCGTCCACAGCCCCTTGTCTCTCTCCTACTGCCCTGGGCACAGCCTGGAAACTGCAGACTGCGGAGAAGGAAGGGCAAGGCAGAAAGAAGAGGCGGGAAGACAGATGGGTGGTGATCAAGGGCCAGGGCGCAGGGGGCCACCTTTTTGTAACCAGCACTGGACTCCTCCAAGTCGGGCCCCTCTTCAGCACCGCTCTCGCGCTCCTCATCCTTGACCTGGATgcagtcctcctcctcctcctcctcttcctcctcctcttcttcctcctcttctaggTCTTCCTGGGTGCTCTCACTCTCGGTGGAGCCTTCTCGGGGTATGGTCAGGGCTCCCTCCCCCAGCAAGGCCTCCTGCTGCTCCGTCAGCTCCTCCTCCGTCTCCTCGGGGTGGGTGGTGGGCTGCCGTGGCAGCTCCCCTGTCTTGGTAAGGATCTGGAAGCAGAGCCAGGAGGCCCGTCAGATGGGAGAGGGGTGCAGCCATGCAGCCCGAGGCCCCGGAGAGTCTattcctgccttcctctctccctaGCGGCTGCCCAGCCCATACAGAGCTTTGATGTGGGCAGAAAAAGGCaaggtggggacttccctggtgctccagtggttaagaatccacctgccaatatggaggaccacaggttcaatccctggtcctggaactaaaatcccacatgtttCAGAGGCAAACTAAGTCCTTGCACCATAACTAtggagcctgcactctagagtccatgccccacaacaagagaaaccaccgcagtgataagcctgtgcactgcaactagagaaagcctgcagccaaaaataagtaaataaaatgttttaaaataaataaatatcctccCCTGCAAAAAATACAAtatattctcttaaaaaaaaggCAAGGTGACTCCTCTGATGCAGCAGGGAGTGGCAAGGAGGTCAGAGGGGCCTCCCTCTCCGCCAGCCTGGCACCCTATGTCCTGCCCCTAGCAGAGCCCTGGATGTCGGCTTCTCCCGGCTCACCTTGCCCAGGCAGCCCAGCCCCCTTGTGTCCTGCCCCCAGCACAGCCCAGGATGTCGCTTCTCCTGGCTCACCTTGCCCAGCTGCagttgctgctgcttctgcttctccaggaactgctggtgctgctgctgcatGACCAGCTGCTGCAGCGCCTGGGGGCTCTGGGGCAGCGGTGAAGACTGGGTGCGGCTCAGGGGCCGGTGCCGCGGAAGCTTGCCCACTGTCCGCATGCTGGTGGCCACGCGCTCACCCGTCACCAGCGGGGACTGCCCGTGGAGCGGCACTGTGAGGTGGGGGAAGAGGAGCAAGCATTACTGTTAGGGCACCAGCCTCCCCACTGCCACCCCAGATGCTCCTCCTTCCGGAACAGCGCCACCTACCacctggggcggggcagggggtaGAACCTGGGAGGGGCCTGGAGCACCTCTGCCCCCAGACCTGAGCCCTATTCTCCCTCCTCCCTACACtttaacagtcttttttttttaggacaccTTAACAGTCTTGCTGCTCAGAGCCACCACCTCCAGCAATCCTTCCTGGATTCACTGTTCCCTACCTTTAATTCATTTAGTCAAACTGTTATGGTAGGCCCAGGAACATTTTTACCAATGTATCAGagttcctgggcttctctggtggctcaatggtaaagaatctgcctgcagtgtagagacccaggttcaatccctaggttaggagaagggaatggcaacccactccagtattcttgcctgtgagaatgccatggacagaggagcctggcaggctacagtccatggggccgcagagtcggaaatgactgagtgactaacacacacacactacacactcCCTTTAATTCACTACGACTACACAGATTTGGGCCCTTCATGTGCATGAACAATGACTAGTTCTCCCCAGCTGTTAGACCTCCCTGATCATGGACATGGATCCCACCTGGCTGAGAAGCCTAGGGGCCAAGAtcatgagactttttttttttttttgatcatgaGACTTTTAAGCAGAACCTCTTCTGATGCCGCCAGATCCTTACGGGCTGTCTGTCTACAGCTGTGCTGTCCAATCCCATAGCTGCCagtcatacatgaccactgagcACTTGCAACATGGTCTGTCTAAACTAAGATGTGTTCTAAGTATGAAATACCCACCAGGTTTAAAAGACAGTATGAAAAacgaaataaaatatttcactgcGAACTCTTTACATTCATCATATGTTCCAATAATAGCATCCTAAATAGATTGAGTTAGGTATATGTTATTAATTTCACcaatttctttttgcattttttaatgtggctactagaacaAACACTTTAAAGTGCATGTGccatttgtattatatttctaCAGGATGGCACTGCCCTGGAATAGGAGCTCCAGTAGGATGGTAGAAGTCAAGTACAGCgcctggctggctgcagagaCTCAATAGCATCTGTAGAATgcggaaaaaaatcaatgatgcCATTGAGGGGAGCTGTAACACGTCTGGTGAGTATCCCTGGCTACTTCTCCCTGACAAGTGGTCCCTCCAGCTGAGCCCTCAGGATGGGGTCTGGCCACGCCCCCTCACACAGCTGCCTGCCACTCACCAGCAATGAGGGTGCTCTGCTGCCGGGCTTGTTCCAGCAGCAGCACATGCTGCAGCAGTGAGGCATGCCCGTGGGGGCTCGAGTCGCCCTCCAGTGCCACGCCCAGCAGGCAGCCAGGGATGGAGGATGTGCTCATGAACTTGCCGGTCAGTGCACCGCCCTGCCGCAGAGACTGGAGGGCCTGCCTCTCGGCCTCCTGCTGCGTCGACAGCTTcggggaggcctggggtgggaCGGGAGATGGCGCTGAGAGAAGGGTTTATACTGCCCTCCAAGGTCTGCCAACATTGAACCAGCATCCCTCACCTacgccctgcccacccccacccccaactttaGGGAGGACCTTCTGATCTCCCTCAGGACCTTGGGAGGACAAAAGCACCAGCTGGGGGCATCCAGGACCGAAGACCTCAACACCAGAGGGGACGTGCCCCATACTCACGGTGAGGTGCGAGTTGGTGACAGTGACCGTGGCCTGCAGCCCTAGGGAGATGTTGGGCAGAGAGGGAGACGTGTAGAGGCTGAACTGGTTGGGGGAGGTGTCCGGAGGGAGGGCCCGGTGCTGGGGGAGCATCTGGGGAGCAGTTGGGAGAGACAGGAGTGAGAGCAGGCAAAGGACAGCCACCTGGGGCCAGGGCCAAGGCTGAGGGCTCCGAATGGCGCCCCACTTCCTGCACCAAGCCCCACCTGGGGGAACTGAGAGGTCAGAGCCATGCAGAGGCCCACGGGACACATCCCACCTCGGGGCAACAGGTCCCCCCAGTCTGTCCATGCGGGGCAGAAAGGCCCCTGCTGGGCACTCTCAGCCAGACAGACCGCACGGGACAGGAAGCCGCTCTGGCCCACCCGCCCAGTCCCTGGTGGGCCTGTACCTCGGTGGGGATGTTGGGAACAGAGCCCGTAAAGCCATTCTCCGCGATGGTGCTGTGGGAGCTGTTGGGAGAGCTGGGGCCAGAGCCTGGCGCGCTGTTACACACGGCGGACACTGCGGGAGAGGTGGCTGTCTCACCTGGGCCTGCTCAGAGCAgcccccctccccaactccccaGCCCTCAGAGCAGGGACAAGAGACAAGCCCTTACCCCCAGGTCCGGCACCTGTGATCTCAACAGCTCTCTTCTTAAAGGTGCTAATGACAGTCCCGTCCTTGCGACGCAAGAGGGGACTGCTTCTCCGCTCGGCCACCTTCTGCTTTAGCCTCGAACGTACTTTTAAGTTGGGTTCGGAGGCTGGGGAGAAGGCAGCCGGGGTTCAGACACGTCCGCACAAGCGGACACACCTACAGCCTGGTCCTTCCACATTCCCACCTCTGCCTAACCCCGCCCCCGCAAAACTCACCTGTTTTGCGGAGGGGGAAGTCATCGCGGCTGTCGTAGGGCCCAAGCAAAGGCAGTTTATAGGAGGGAGGCGTCCCAGGAGGGCCGCTCTGGGGAGGGGAACTCTGGTCCAAAGAAGCATGGTGGGTTCCCCTGGGGtggagggaaggaatggagacatgTCTAGGGGATCACCCAGACTTTGGAgtggagggaggggatggagacAGGTCTAGGGTATCACCCAGCCAGCTGGACCCGCAATTGAACAATCTACGTTTATGAAACATCCACTGCCTATGGTGATACGAAATGGATCTTGGGGAGGGCAGCGAGGAGAGAAACCAGGAGTGGGGGTCCCATCTCCTAGGAGAGATTACAGGGTCCCTACATGACTTCAGCCCAGGAGCCCCATGCCGGCCCGCAGCCAGGCAGCCCTTGAGCCGGGCACCTCTGCAACCTATGCCTGTTAAGGGTCGTACCAGCATTTGGGATGCTGTGGGAGGGAATGGTTGAGGCCGCCTGGTGTGGGCTCCTTTGACTTCGACAGGAGGAATTCCTGGAGCCGTAGCTTCACCTCGGTGCTGGCGATGGCACCTGTGGGACAGGGCACGGCTGACCGGGAGCTAGGGGCCAGGAGCCcacagctgggggaggggcaggaatcCCAGCTGCGACCCCCCACCTAGAGGCGCCCCAGCCTCactctctttgctcttctcctTGTTTCGAAGGATGAGCAGCTGCTGCTCGAGCCGCTGCTTCTCCAGCTCCTCCTGCCGCTGCTGCTCCCGCTGCCGCTGCTGCTCCAGCTCCTGCTGCCTCTTGGCTGCCAGcatctcttgctgctgctgcagggGCAGTGGGGAGGCAGGGTGAGCCGAGTCCAGGACAGGGCTCAGAGGTCTGGGTGCCCTGGCCCCCGTGCTCACCTTGAGGTGCTTCTGCAGCTGGACTTCATGCTGCCGGGTCAGGTGGTCATGCTGTTTCTGGAACTCAGCGAACAGGAGCTGcttctgcagctgctgctgctgcttgagCGCCAGGAGCTCCTGCTGCAGTTGCTGCTCCCGCAGCGCGGGGTCCACGGGGCCTGCCAGAGCCCCCCGCAGCTCCACGGGGCTGGGGCtgcctcctcccccgccccccatggAGCTGGGCATGGCTCCTGGCAGCACCGGCTTCACCTCTACTGCGGAGAGAAGAAGCAGGAAGGGATCAGCAGGCCATCCGCACTGGGCCCTGGCTTCCATGCCTGGGGCCCAGAAAGCTACTAGGCAGGACTACTAGACCCCAAGAGaatgggggatgggggtggggggagtcaaATCCCTCTGCTCCGTGAATACAGCCTTCTGCCTTCATTAAATGAGACTGAAGCCATGAACTTCACTACAAAAATGGCATAAACAAAGCAGGGTACCTGGAAGATCATGAGTATTTAACAAAGACGACCACTAGACATTTTATGTGAATTATTTGGCGTGTgcgtgtgccaagtcacttcagtcgtgtctgactctttgcaaccccttggactgtaaagactgcccatgggattctccaggcaagaatactagagtgggttgccatgtcctcctccaggggatcttcctgaattattttcatgataaggaaactgagattttAGAGAGGTTTAAGTAACATGCCCAAAGACAGCCCAGGAGATCAATGAACCAAGATGTGAATCCAAATCCTATGCTTTTAACCACCATCCTTCCTGTgcttcctcccccacctctcaACACCACACCATCCCTGCCAAGAAGCCTATAGTACAGGAGAAACCAAGGCATCGACGTTGGTTCTAGAACTGATGGGCCTGGCAGCCAGGGGCCTCAGTAAGCCTAGGAGAGGTCTGTGGACATCCCCATGGACAATGGACAGTCTATCCATTCTCCTGTTCCCTGCCTCACGCTCAGCTAGggcagatggggtgggagggtgagGCTATGGgaacagggggtggggtgggagcaggAGGCTGCAAGGGAAGGGGGTGCAGGGCAGCACCAAACCAGGGACTGGAGGGGGCTGGGAGTCAGACTCGCTTCCTTTGCTGGATTATCTCCTTTCAACAGTTTTATTGTAATTACCCTGAAAATGCCGCTATATATAGAGTGAGCCAAACAGCAGCTgtgcctggggggaggggggaggagagagggagaatggGCGGGCAGGcgcagggaggaggtgggaggaggagacaggaaaggaaagggaatCAGACAGGAAGAAGGGTAATGGCCCGGGTGCGGGGGGCTGGAGCCTAGGCAGAGATCTCAGAACTCCAGTCCCAGGGAGAACCCGCTGGGAAGAGAAAAGGAGTGGAGGGACCTGCTGGGCCCCCAGACCTTGGGTCCAGGCCCCCACGTGGACAATGGGCCACGGGGTCCCAGGGACTGGCAACAGACTCCAGTGGACTTATGGGAAAAGATGGGTCTCGCCCTCTTGATCCCTGTACACTGTCCTCTGTACACTCAATGTCACCACTCCCCACCACTGCCCTGTGGTTGCCAGGGCAACTGGGCAAACACCACGCCAGCAGGGAGCCCCAAACCCAGCCCACACCCCACAAAGCCTCCTGACGCCTGCAGGAAAGGGAAGGCAGGCTACCCACTGCCTGGGAAGGAGGAAGTGAGAGAGGCAGAGCCAAGCCGTcttgttcttttccatttctttctccaaagacaGCCCTCACTTTCCCCACTCCAGTCCAGGGAGGTCCCGGGGAGCTGGGAAGACTTTCCAGTGGCAAGGAGGCCCACACCAACCCAGGCCTGGAGACGGAAAGA
Protein-coding regions in this window:
- the HDAC5 gene encoding histone deacetylase 5 isoform X3 codes for the protein MNSPTESADGMPGREPALEILPRTPLHGIPVTGAGSHGRHCHLLCSCQTGRGRRSSKVEVKPVLPGAMPSSMGGGGGGSPSPVELRGALAGPVDPALREQQLQQELLALKQQQQLQKQLLFAEFQKQHDHLTRQHEVQLQKHLKQQQEMLAAKRQQELEQQRQREQQRQEELEKQRLEQQLLILRNKEKSKESEAGAPLAVPCPTGAIASTEVKLRLQEFLLSKSKEPTPGGLNHSLPQHPKCWGTHHASLDQSSPPQSGPPGTPPSYKLPLLGPYDSRDDFPLRKTASEPNLKVRSRLKQKVAERRSSPLLRRKDGTVISTFKKRAVEITVSAVCNSAPGSGPSSPNSSHSTIAENGFTGSVPNIPTEMLPQHRALPPDTSPNQFSLYTSPSLPNISLGLQATVTVTNSHLTASPKLSTQQEAERQALQSLRQGGALTGKFMSTSSIPGCLLGVALEGDSSPHGHASLLQHVLLLEQARQQSTLIAVPLHGQSPLVTGERVATSMRTVGKLPRHRPLSRTQSSPLPQSPQALQQLVMQQQHQQFLEKQKQQQLQLGKILTKTGELPRQPTTHPEETEEELTEQQEALLGEGALTIPREGSTESESTQEDLEEEEEEEEEEEEEEEDCIQVKDEERESGAEEGPDLEESSAGYKKAFADTQQLQPLQVYQAPLSLATVPHQALGRTQSSPAAPGGMKSPPDQPTKHLFTTGVVYDTFMLKHQCMCGNTHVHPEHAGRIQSIWSRLQETGLLSKCERIRGRKATLDEIQTVHSEYHTLLYGTSPLNRQKLDSKKLLGPISQKMYAMLPCGGIGVDSDTVWNEMHSSSAVRMAVGCLVELAFKVAAGELKNGFAIIRPPGHHAEESTAMGFCFFNSVAITTKLLQQKLNVGKVLIVDWDIHHGNGTQQAFYNDPSVLYISLHRYDNGNFFPGSGAPEEVGGGPGVGYNVNVAWTGGVDPPIGDVEYLTAFRTVVMPIAHEFSPDVVLVSAGFDAVEGHLSPLGGYSVTARCFGHLTRQLMTLAGGRVVLALEGGHDLTAICDASEACVSALLSVELQPLDEAVLQQKPNINAVATLEKVIEIQSKHWSCVQRFAAGLGRSLREAQAGETEEAETVSAMALLSVGAEQAQAAAAREHSPRPAEEPMEQEPAL
- the HDAC5 gene encoding histone deacetylase 5 isoform X1, with product MNSPTESADGMPGREPALEILPRTPLHGIPVTGAGSHGRHCHLLCSCQTGRGRRSSKVEVKPVLPGAMPSSMGGGGGGSPSPVELRGALAGPVDPALREQQLQQELLALKQQQQLQKQLLFAEFQKQHDHLTRQHEVQLQKHLKQQQEMLAAKRQQELEQQRQREQQRQEELEKQRLEQQLLILRNKEKSKESEAGAPLAVPCPTGAIASTEVKLRLQEFLLSKSKEPTPGGLNHSLPQHPKCWGTHHASLDQSSPPQSGPPGTPPSYKLPLLGPYDSRDDFPLRKTASEPNLKVRSRLKQKVAERRSSPLLRRKDGTVISTFKKRAVEITGAGPGVSAVCNSAPGSGPSSPNSSHSTIAENGFTGSVPNIPTEMLPQHRALPPDTSPNQFSLYTSPSLPNISLGLQATVTVTNSHLTASPKLSTQQEAERQALQSLRQGGALTGKFMSTSSIPGCLLGVALEGDSSPHGHASLLQHVLLLEQARQQSTLIAVPLHGQSPLVTGERVATSMRTVGKLPRHRPLSRTQSSPLPQSPQALQQLVMQQQHQQFLEKQKQQQLQLGKILTKTGELPRQPTTHPEETEEELTEQQEALLGEGALTIPREGSTESESTQEDLEEEEEEEEEEEEEEEDCIQVKDEERESGAEEGPDLEESSAGYKKAFADTQQLQPLQVYQAPLSLATVPHQALGRTQSSPAAPGGMKSPPDQPTKHLFTTGVVYDTFMLKHQCMCGNTHVHPEHAGRIQSIWSRLQETGLLSKCERIRGRKATLDEIQTVHSEYHTLLYGTSPLNRQKLDSKKLLGPISQKMYAMLPCGGIGVDSDTVWNEMHSSSAVRMAVGCLVELAFKVAAGELKNGFAIIRPPGHHAEESTAMGFCFFNSVAITTKLLQQKLNVGKVLIVDWDIHHGNGTQQAFYNDPSVLYISLHRYDNGNFFPGSGAPEEVGGGPGVGYNVNVAWTGGVDPPIGDVEYLTAFRTVVMPIAHEFSPDVVLVSAGFDAVEGHLSPLGGYSVTARCFGHLTRQLMTLAGGRVVLALEGGHDLTAICDASEACVSALLSVELQPLDEAVLQQKPNINAVATLEKVIEIQSKHWSCVQRFAAGLGRSLREAQAGETEEAETVSAMALLSVGAEQAQAAAAREHSPRPAEEPMEQEPAL
- the HDAC5 gene encoding histone deacetylase 5 isoform X7, yielding MNSPTESADGMPGREPALEILPRTPLHGIPVTGAGSHGRHCHLLCSCQTGRGRRSSKVEVKPVLPGAMPSSMGGGGGGSPSPVELRGALAGPVDPALREQQLQQELLALKQQQQLQKQLLFAEFQKQHDHLTRQHEVQLQKHLKQQQEMLAAKRQQELEQQRQREQQRQEELEKQRLEQQLLILRNKEKSKESAIASTEVKLRLQEFLLSKSKEPTPGGLNHSLPQHPKCWGTHHASLDQSSPPQSGPPGTPPSYKLPLLGPYDSRDDFPLRKTASEPNLKVRSRLKQKVAERRSSPLLRRKDGTVISTFKKRAVEITVSAVCNSAPGSGPSSPNSSHSTIAENGFTGSVPNIPTEMLPQHRALPPDTSPNQFSLYTSPSLPNISLGLQATVTVTNSHLTASPKLSTQQEAERQALQSLRQGGALTGKFMSTSSIPGCLLGVALEGDSSPHGHASLLQHVLLLEQARQQSTLIAVPLHGQSPLVTGERVATSMRTVGKLPRHRPLSRTQSSPLPQSPQALQQLVMQQQHQQFLEKQKQQQLQLGKILTKTGELPRQPTTHPEETEEELTEQQEALLGEGALTIPREGSTESESTQEDLEEEEEEEEEEEEEEEDCIQVKDEERESGAEEGPDLEESSAGYKKAFADTQQLQPLQVYQAPLSLATVPHQALGRTQSSPAAPGGMKSPPDQPTKHLFTTGVVYDTFMLKHQCMCGNTHVHPEHAGRIQSIWSRLQETGLLSKCERIRGRKATLDEIQTVHSEYHTLLYGTSPLNRQKLDSKKLLGPISQKMYAMLPCGGIGVDSDTVWNEMHSSSAVRMAVGCLVELAFKVAAGELKNGFAIIRPPGHHAEESTAMGFCFFNSVAITTKLLQQKLNVGKVLIVDWDIHHGNGTQQAFYNDPSVLYISLHRYDNGNFFPGSGAPEEVGGGPGVGYNVNVAWTGGVDPPIGDVEYLTAFRTVVMPIAHEFSPDVVLVSAGFDAVEGHLSPLGGYSVTARCFGHLTRQLMTLAGGRVVLALEGGHDLTAICDASEACVSALLSVELQPLDEAVLQQKPNINAVATLEKVIEIQSKHWSCVQRFAAGLGRSLREAQAGETEEAETVSAMALLSVGAEQAQAAAAREHSPRPAEEPMEQEPAL